The following coding sequences lie in one Nonomuraea muscovyensis genomic window:
- a CDS encoding cation:proton antiporter, with protein MDPLLIVFAGVLLLAVLLSSLAHRTILSTAALFLVAGFVLGDGALGVVSLAPDDELVGTLAELALFAVLFTDGMRVGWQDLRTAWRLPGRALGWGLPLTLVITALGAHYVVGLGWVESLLIGAILAPTDPVFAAALVGNEKVPPRLRQLLNVESGVNDGLALPFVMVFLAVAAGSDNLHLGDLGLELGLGVLIGVVVPWLAIKVEQTRWFSASTQYEPLNALAIGLLVLALGKATHGNLFLAAFAAGITVATFGQRQRESFEHFGELIAELLKLAALLVFGALISLPLLGSVGWQGWVFAVLALIAARPIAIWISFLGAGLTVREQAAVAWFGPKGFASVVYGLIVLASGISTAQGVFQLVAVTIVLSILLHSSTDIVVARWFDDEREVPAWYGAARRLRDRTRGQSGQNPTAPAPRPAEPDR; from the coding sequence ATGGACCCTCTGCTGATCGTTTTCGCCGGTGTCCTGCTGCTGGCCGTGCTGCTGTCGAGTCTGGCCCATCGCACCATTCTCTCCACGGCGGCGCTCTTCCTGGTGGCCGGATTCGTGCTGGGCGACGGCGCGCTGGGTGTGGTGTCGCTGGCCCCCGATGACGAGCTTGTCGGGACGCTGGCCGAGCTGGCGCTGTTCGCGGTGCTGTTCACCGACGGCATGCGAGTCGGCTGGCAGGATCTTCGCACCGCGTGGCGCCTGCCGGGCCGGGCGCTGGGCTGGGGGTTGCCGCTCACGCTGGTGATCACCGCGTTGGGCGCCCACTACGTGGTGGGCCTGGGCTGGGTCGAGTCGCTGCTGATCGGCGCGATCCTGGCACCCACCGACCCGGTGTTCGCCGCCGCCCTGGTCGGCAACGAGAAGGTGCCGCCCCGGCTGCGGCAGCTCCTGAACGTCGAGTCGGGCGTCAACGACGGCCTGGCGCTGCCGTTCGTGATGGTGTTCCTGGCCGTCGCCGCCGGGTCGGACAACCTGCACCTGGGCGACCTCGGCCTCGAACTCGGGCTCGGCGTCCTCATCGGGGTCGTGGTGCCCTGGCTGGCGATCAAGGTGGAACAGACCCGGTGGTTCTCCGCCTCCACCCAGTACGAGCCGCTCAACGCCCTGGCGATCGGCCTGCTGGTCCTCGCCCTGGGCAAGGCCACGCACGGCAACCTGTTCCTGGCCGCCTTCGCGGCAGGCATCACGGTCGCCACCTTCGGGCAGCGGCAACGTGAGTCGTTCGAGCACTTCGGCGAGCTCATCGCGGAGTTGCTGAAGCTGGCCGCCCTCCTGGTGTTCGGAGCGCTCATCAGCCTGCCGCTGCTGGGCTCGGTGGGCTGGCAGGGGTGGGTGTTCGCCGTCCTGGCCCTGATAGCGGCCAGACCGATCGCCATCTGGATCTCCTTCCTGGGAGCCGGGCTCACCGTGCGCGAGCAGGCGGCGGTGGCGTGGTTCGGGCCGAAGGGATTCGCCTCCGTCGTCTACGGCCTGATCGTGCTGGCCTCGGGCATCTCGACCGCGCAGGGGGTGTTCCAGCTCGTCGCGGTCACCATCGTGCTGTCGATCCTGCTCCACTCCTCCACCGACATCGTCGTGGCCCGCTGGTTCGACGACGAACGCGAGGTGCCCGCCTGGTACGGGGCCGCCCGCCGGCTGCGCGACCGGACCCGCGGGCAATCCGGACAGAACCCCACCGCCCCTGCCCCACGCCCCGCCGAGCCTGATCGCTGA
- a CDS encoding serine hydrolase domain-containing protein yields the protein MTRSLPATAGLLIAAATMAGAAMVAPAASAASAPGHAEVQRALDQAVARSGAPGIVTEIRDGRATWFGSAGVADTRTGRKRQHHERFRIGSATKAFTATVVLQLAAERELSLDDTVDRWLPGLVKGNGYDGGEITVRQLLNHTSGIFNYGNDKEFFATGQGEAWFEHRYDTYTPEQLVKIGLANPPYFEPGRGFGYSNTNYVLAAMIVEKATGRTYGEELTRRIFRPLGLTGTYLPGGEAKIRGSHPRHYSTLFSPDADPKIHDATEMNQSFAWAAGGIVSTTGDLQRFFGALLGGRLLPPAQQREMFTMVKTQNWIPGTTYGLGVFSQKLSCGVTVWGNAGATYGSWTYAMGSRDGKRMVTSHVNGDWSGLGVFDDVLAAEFCPATSR from the coding sequence ATGACCAGATCCCTCCCCGCCACGGCAGGACTGCTCATCGCCGCCGCGACGATGGCGGGGGCCGCGATGGTGGCCCCCGCGGCGTCCGCGGCGTCCGCGCCCGGCCATGCCGAGGTGCAGCGCGCCCTGGACCAGGCCGTGGCCAGGAGCGGCGCTCCGGGCATCGTCACCGAGATCCGCGACGGCCGCGCGACGTGGTTCGGCTCGGCGGGTGTGGCCGACACCAGGACCGGCCGCAAGCGTCAGCACCACGAGCGGTTCCGCATCGGGAGCGCCACCAAGGCATTCACGGCGACCGTGGTCCTGCAACTGGCGGCCGAACGCGAGCTGAGCCTCGACGACACGGTGGACAGGTGGCTGCCCGGCCTGGTCAAGGGCAACGGCTACGACGGCGGCGAGATCACCGTGCGGCAGCTGCTCAACCACACCAGCGGGATCTTCAACTACGGCAACGACAAGGAGTTCTTCGCCACGGGGCAGGGAGAGGCGTGGTTCGAGCACCGCTACGACACCTACACCCCCGAGCAACTGGTGAAGATCGGCCTGGCCAACCCGCCCTACTTCGAGCCGGGCAGGGGCTTCGGTTACTCCAACACCAACTACGTCCTGGCCGCGATGATCGTCGAAAAGGCGACCGGCAGGACGTACGGCGAGGAGCTCACGCGGCGGATCTTCCGTCCGCTGGGATTGACCGGGACGTACCTTCCCGGCGGGGAGGCGAAGATCCGCGGCTCGCACCCCCGGCACTACTCCACGCTGTTCTCCCCCGACGCCGACCCCAAGATCCACGATGCGACCGAGATGAACCAGTCCTTCGCCTGGGCGGCCGGCGGCATCGTCTCGACCACCGGGGATCTCCAGCGGTTCTTCGGCGCGCTGCTGGGTGGTCGCCTGCTGCCGCCCGCCCAGCAGCGGGAGATGTTCACCATGGTCAAGACCCAGAACTGGATCCCCGGCACCACATACGGCCTCGGCGTCTTCTCCCAGAAGCTGTCGTGCGGCGTCACGGTCTGGGGCAACGCCGGCGCGACCTACGGCTCGTGGACCTACGCCATGGGGTCCCGTGACGGCAAGCGCATGGTCACCAGCCACGTCAACGGCGACTGGAGCGGCCTCGGCGTCTTCGACGACGTGCTCGCGGCCGAGTTCTGCCCGGCCACGTCCCGGTAG
- a CDS encoding GbsR/MarR family transcriptional regulator: MPGGRLTYQDRRHIAEGLAEGLTYTEIARRLERPISTITREVARNGGAESYQADRAHQATEGRARRSRPATAPTPPTATGAPGRDPQAVHDLEERFTELVIGTGLSRMTARVLTCLYTTDSGSVTAAELVQRLQVSPASISKAIGELEQQELIRRERDPRRRRDRYVIDADVWYRAWLASARQNATLADLARNGADILDPATPAGARLQDMSQFFEHVGQNMVRAAEQWRRHLAARRTEDR; the protein is encoded by the coding sequence ATGCCGGGAGGCAGGCTGACTTACCAGGACCGCCGGCACATCGCCGAAGGACTGGCCGAAGGGCTCACCTACACCGAGATCGCCAGGCGCCTGGAACGGCCGATCTCGACCATCACCCGGGAGGTGGCCCGCAACGGTGGAGCCGAGAGCTACCAGGCCGACCGGGCGCATCAGGCGACCGAAGGCCGTGCTCGCCGGAGCAGGCCGGCCACGGCCCCGACCCCGCCGACCGCCACCGGCGCACCCGGACGAGACCCCCAGGCGGTCCACGACCTGGAGGAACGGTTCACCGAGCTGGTGATCGGGACGGGGCTGTCGCGGATGACCGCCCGGGTGCTCACCTGCCTGTACACCACCGACAGCGGCAGCGTCACCGCCGCCGAGCTCGTCCAGCGTCTCCAGGTCAGCCCCGCGTCCATCTCCAAGGCCATCGGCGAACTCGAACAGCAGGAACTGATCCGGCGCGAACGCGACCCCCGCCGGCGGCGCGACCGCTACGTCATCGACGCCGACGTCTGGTATCGAGCCTGGCTGGCCAGCGCCCGGCAGAATGCCACGCTGGCCGATCTCGCCCGTAACGGAGCCGACATCCTCGACCCCGCCACCCCGGCCGGCGCCCGGCTGCAGGACATGAGCCAGTTCTTCGAGCACGTCGGGCAGAACATGGTCCGGGCCGCCGAGCAGTGGCGCCGGCATCTCGCGGCGAGAAGAACGGAAGATCGCTAG
- a CDS encoding amino acid transporter — protein sequence MTGLAGETESGLRAWLLKGLQRSDPATSGPHHEEPADHQHRWWQVMCLTGVDYFSTLGYQPGIAALAAGSLSPIATLLLVALTLFGALPTYRAVAGESPHGLGSLSMLERLLPGWRGKLLVLFLLGFVATAFIVTITLSAADATAHILHNPFVPDVFAGWQVPVTLALIAALGGVFLAGFSEAISIAVVLVGVYLVLNVVVLVTAVRHVLAEPALVADWQTALTSQHSSPIAMIAVSLYVMPKLALGLSGFETGVAVMPLVKGDLTQRIRGARRLLTTAALIMSAFLVVSSFATTVLIPAAEFAEGGSANGRALAYLAHEHLGAWFGTAYDLSTIAILWFAGASALAGLLNIVPRYLPRYGMAPDWSRAVRPMVLVFTAISFLITVVFGADVESQGGAYATGVLALILSAAVAVTLSAWTSGRVRVALPFAIITLIFAYATVANITERPDGLVIALLFVVAIVITSLVSRATRSTELRVTRITLDDLARRYVNEASELRLIANEPHARDCKEYVDKAREAWELHRLRTSEGLLFLEVSVPDASEFAGELRVVGEERHGFRILRMESPTIANAIAALLLYLRDETTKTPHVYFHWAAEGNPIGALLRYLVFGGGDIPPLTREVLRQAEPETARRPVVHVG from the coding sequence GTGACCGGCCTGGCCGGCGAGACGGAGTCGGGCCTGCGGGCATGGCTGCTCAAGGGACTGCAACGCTCGGACCCGGCGACCAGCGGCCCCCACCACGAGGAGCCCGCCGACCACCAGCACCGCTGGTGGCAGGTGATGTGTCTGACCGGGGTCGACTACTTCTCCACCCTGGGCTACCAACCCGGCATCGCCGCGCTGGCCGCCGGCTCGCTCAGCCCGATCGCCACCTTGCTGCTGGTGGCGCTGACCCTGTTCGGCGCGCTGCCGACCTACCGGGCCGTCGCCGGGGAGAGCCCGCACGGCCTCGGGTCGCTGTCGATGCTGGAGCGGCTGCTGCCGGGCTGGCGAGGCAAGCTGCTGGTGCTGTTCCTGCTGGGGTTCGTGGCCACTGCGTTCATCGTGACCATCACCCTGTCGGCGGCCGACGCCACCGCGCACATCCTCCACAACCCGTTCGTGCCGGACGTGTTCGCCGGCTGGCAGGTGCCGGTCACCCTGGCGCTGATCGCGGCGCTGGGCGGAGTGTTCCTGGCCGGGTTCAGCGAGGCCATCTCGATCGCGGTCGTCCTGGTGGGTGTCTATCTCGTGTTGAACGTGGTGGTGCTGGTCACCGCCGTCCGGCACGTTCTCGCCGAACCCGCCCTGGTCGCCGATTGGCAGACGGCGCTGACCAGCCAGCACTCCAGCCCGATCGCCATGATCGCCGTCTCGCTGTACGTCATGCCGAAACTCGCACTCGGCCTGTCCGGCTTCGAGACCGGCGTGGCCGTGATGCCGCTGGTCAAGGGGGACCTCACCCAGCGGATCAGGGGCGCCCGGAGGCTGCTGACCACCGCTGCCCTCATCATGAGCGCCTTCCTGGTCGTCTCCAGCTTCGCCACCACCGTCCTCATCCCCGCAGCGGAGTTCGCCGAAGGCGGCTCGGCCAACGGGCGCGCCCTCGCCTACCTGGCCCACGAACACCTCGGCGCCTGGTTCGGCACCGCCTACGACCTGTCCACCATCGCCATCCTGTGGTTCGCCGGGGCCTCCGCCCTGGCGGGGCTGCTCAACATCGTGCCGCGCTACCTGCCCCGCTACGGCATGGCCCCGGACTGGTCACGCGCGGTCAGGCCGATGGTGCTGGTCTTCACCGCCATCTCGTTCCTCATCACCGTGGTCTTCGGCGCCGACGTCGAATCCCAGGGCGGCGCCTACGCCACCGGCGTGCTCGCGCTGATCCTCTCAGCCGCCGTCGCGGTCACCCTGTCCGCCTGGACCAGCGGCCGCGTCCGCGTCGCCCTGCCGTTCGCGATCATCACTCTGATCTTCGCCTACGCCACCGTCGCGAACATCACCGAGCGGCCCGACGGTCTGGTGATCGCCCTGCTGTTCGTCGTGGCCATCGTCATCACCTCGCTCGTCTCCCGCGCCACCCGCTCCACCGAACTGCGCGTCACCCGCATCACCCTGGACGACCTGGCCCGCCGGTACGTCAACGAGGCCAGCGAACTGCGCCTCATCGCCAACGAACCCCACGCGCGCGACTGCAAGGAGTACGTCGACAAGGCCCGGGAGGCATGGGAACTGCACCGCCTGCGCACCAGCGAGGGCCTGCTGTTCCTGGAAGTGAGCGTCCCGGACGCGTCGGAGTTCGCCGGCGAGCTGCGCGTCGTCGGCGAAGAACGCCACGGCTTCCGCATCCTGCGGATGGAAAGCCCCACCATCGCCAACGCCATCGCCGCGCTCCTGCTCTACCTGCGCGACGAGACCACCAAAACGCCCCACGTGTACTTCCACTGGGCCGCCGAGGGCAACCCCATCGGCGCCCTCCTGCGCTACCTCGTCTTCGGCGGCGGCGACATCCCGCCTCTCACCCGCGAGGTGCTGCGCCAAGCCGAACCCGAAACCGCCCGCCGCCCCGTCGTCCACGTCGGCTGA
- a CDS encoding alpha/beta hydrolase: MTTTTTSPTAERPRRARKKSPWRRLLRGAAWTLCVPVIVLGIAFFAPRLPVGPVQDALGMTALFVPWLTGFLTICAIAAAVTAAAAWRSGRRALFGTGALACLLGVLMVAVPWAAAARTAEVSWPEYFASPATARPTATETYAGIEGQDLKADVYLPDTPAPGKPALLYVHGGSWNSGTRADSAPWLRWMADQGVAVFSVDYRLAPPPRWQDAVGDVKCALGWVRGKAAEYGIAPSNVSIAGDSAGGQLALIAAYTVDDQRFRPSCDVPEAPVKSAMGWYAPTDLPALLDRTGLPGVAAGALGDYLGGGVDTRRAAYEASSPVSHVRPGLPPTLLVQGDRDHMIPATQAADLAGKLRGAGVPATAVTIPWAEHNFTGQWGSWGSQIMRPHVRAFLQQHVLNG; encoded by the coding sequence ATGACGACGACCACCACCAGCCCGACGGCCGAGCGTCCCCGCAGGGCCCGGAAGAAGAGCCCGTGGCGGCGACTCCTCCGGGGAGCGGCCTGGACGCTGTGCGTTCCGGTCATCGTCCTGGGGATCGCGTTCTTCGCCCCACGCCTGCCGGTGGGCCCGGTCCAGGACGCGCTCGGCATGACGGCACTGTTCGTCCCCTGGCTGACGGGCTTCCTGACGATCTGCGCGATCGCCGCGGCCGTGACCGCGGCGGCGGCGTGGCGCTCCGGCCGCCGCGCCCTCTTCGGCACCGGCGCCCTGGCCTGCCTGCTGGGCGTCCTCATGGTCGCCGTGCCGTGGGCCGCGGCCGCACGGACGGCCGAAGTCTCCTGGCCGGAGTACTTCGCCTCGCCGGCCACGGCGCGACCCACCGCGACGGAGACGTACGCCGGCATCGAGGGACAGGACCTCAAGGCCGATGTGTACCTGCCGGACACGCCCGCCCCGGGCAAGCCCGCGCTGCTCTACGTCCACGGCGGCTCGTGGAACTCGGGCACCCGCGCGGACAGCGCCCCGTGGCTGCGCTGGATGGCCGACCAGGGCGTCGCCGTCTTCTCCGTCGACTACCGGCTGGCGCCGCCGCCGCGCTGGCAGGACGCGGTGGGCGACGTCAAGTGCGCGCTCGGGTGGGTCCGCGGCAAGGCCGCCGAGTACGGCATCGCGCCGTCGAACGTGTCGATCGCAGGCGACTCCGCCGGTGGACAGCTCGCTCTGATCGCCGCCTACACCGTCGACGACCAGCGGTTCCGCCCGTCCTGCGACGTGCCCGAGGCGCCAGTGAAGTCCGCCATGGGCTGGTACGCCCCGACCGACCTCCCCGCCCTCCTCGACCGGACCGGCCTTCCCGGCGTGGCGGCCGGCGCCCTCGGCGACTATCTGGGCGGCGGCGTCGACACCCGCCGCGCCGCCTACGAGGCGTCCTCCCCGGTGAGCCACGTGCGGCCCGGCCTCCCGCCGACCCTGCTCGTCCAGGGCGACCGCGACCACATGATCCCCGCCACCCAGGCCGCCGACCTGGCCGGCAAGCTCCGGGGAGCGGGCGTGCCGGCCACCGCCGTGACCATCCCCTGGGCCGAGCACAACTTCACCGGCCAGTGGGGAAGCTGGGGCTCCCAGATCATGCGGCCGCACGTGCGCGCCTTCCTCCAGCAGCACGTGCTCAACGGCTGA
- a CDS encoding TOBE domain-containing protein: MTTFRISEAAALLGVSADTVRRWVDAGRLAAVRDEHGHRQVDGADLAAFARSQIEEVGDGGRSSARNRFRGIVTEVVRDAVMAQVEIAAGPFRVVSLMSRQAADELGLEPGVVAVAVIKSTNVVVEIPGHERVDQ, translated from the coding sequence GTGACGACGTTCCGGATCAGCGAGGCCGCCGCGTTGCTCGGGGTCAGCGCCGACACCGTCCGCCGCTGGGTGGACGCGGGCCGGCTGGCGGCCGTGCGGGACGAGCACGGCCATCGCCAGGTCGACGGCGCCGACCTGGCGGCCTTCGCCCGGTCGCAGATCGAGGAGGTCGGCGACGGCGGCCGTTCCTCGGCGCGCAACCGCTTCCGCGGCATCGTCACCGAGGTGGTCAGGGACGCGGTGATGGCGCAGGTGGAGATCGCCGCGGGCCCGTTCAGGGTGGTGTCGCTGATGAGCCGTCAGGCCGCGGACGAGCTGGGGCTGGAGCCCGGCGTGGTGGCGGTGGCCGTGATCAAGTCCACCAACGTCGTCGTCGAGATCCCCGGCCACGAGCGCGTCGACCAGTAG
- the modA gene encoding molybdate ABC transporter substrate-binding protein gives MFRRLSRWAIVALAIAGLSGCGSGRPAASTSAGGAKEVTVFAAASLTATFTQLGRSFEAAHPGTTVTFNFGSSATLAQQIIQGAPADVFAAASPATMKTVTDASQASSPVTFARNKLEIAVPEDNPARVDELRDLTGSTVKVALCAEQVPCGAAAVKALHAAGLKVTPVTLEQDVKATLTKVELGEVDAALVYRTDVIASAGKVTGIAFPEADQAINDYPIATLSKAPAGDLARRFVDLVTSRQGRDVLTRAGFGAP, from the coding sequence GTGTTCAGGCGTCTTTCCCGGTGGGCGATCGTCGCGCTCGCGATCGCCGGGTTGTCCGGCTGCGGCTCGGGCCGACCGGCCGCGTCCACGTCCGCCGGTGGGGCCAAGGAGGTGACGGTGTTCGCCGCCGCGTCGCTGACCGCCACGTTCACCCAGCTCGGCAGATCCTTCGAGGCGGCCCATCCCGGTACGACCGTGACGTTCAACTTCGGCTCCAGCGCCACGCTGGCCCAGCAGATCATCCAGGGGGCGCCCGCCGATGTGTTCGCCGCCGCCAGCCCGGCGACGATGAAGACGGTCACCGACGCGTCGCAGGCGAGTTCGCCGGTGACGTTCGCACGTAACAAGCTGGAGATCGCGGTGCCCGAGGACAACCCGGCCAGGGTGGACGAGCTGAGAGATCTGACCGGCAGCACGGTGAAGGTCGCGTTGTGCGCCGAGCAGGTGCCCTGCGGGGCGGCGGCGGTCAAGGCGCTGCACGCGGCCGGGCTGAAGGTCACGCCGGTCACGTTGGAGCAGGACGTCAAGGCCACGCTGACCAAGGTCGAGCTGGGTGAGGTGGACGCCGCGCTGGTCTACCGGACCGACGTGATCGCCTCGGCGGGCAAGGTGACCGGCATCGCCTTTCCCGAGGCGGACCAGGCGATCAACGACTATCCGATCGCGACCTTGTCGAAGGCTCCCGCCGGTGACCTCGCCCGGCGGTTCGTCGACCTGGTGACGTCGCGGCAGGGCAGAGACGTGCTGACCAGGGCCGGCTTCGGGGCCCCCTGA
- a CDS encoding ABC transporter permease, translating into MTSSQARRHSRSDPPDGPAGRREVSGRLPWMLMAPAVAGLVFLVSPLAGLLIRAPWPTLFQRLAEPQVMEALRLSLVTATVATAGCLVLGVPLAWLLARVEFPGRRLVRALVTVPLVLPPVVGGVALLLVLGRRGLLGQWLESAFGITLPFTTAGVIVAEAFVAMPFLVISVEGALRAADRRFEEAAATLGASRWTVFRRVTLPLIMPGVVAGAVLCWARALGEFGATITFAGNFPGTTRTMPLAVYLALETEPEAAIVLSLVLLLVSVVILAGLRDRWVNSP; encoded by the coding sequence ATGACCTCTTCGCAGGCACGGCGCCACAGCCGCTCGGACCCGCCGGACGGTCCGGCCGGCCGTCGTGAGGTCTCCGGCCGGCTGCCCTGGATGCTGATGGCGCCCGCCGTGGCAGGGCTCGTCTTCCTGGTGTCGCCGCTGGCCGGGCTGCTGATCCGGGCGCCCTGGCCCACGCTGTTCCAGCGGCTGGCCGAGCCCCAGGTGATGGAGGCGCTGCGACTGTCGCTGGTGACGGCCACCGTCGCCACGGCCGGGTGCCTGGTGCTCGGGGTGCCGCTGGCGTGGCTGCTGGCCCGGGTGGAGTTTCCCGGGCGGCGGCTGGTGCGGGCTCTGGTCACCGTGCCGCTGGTGCTGCCGCCGGTGGTCGGCGGCGTGGCGTTGCTGCTGGTGCTCGGCCGGCGGGGCCTGCTCGGGCAGTGGCTGGAGTCCGCCTTCGGGATCACGCTGCCCTTCACCACGGCCGGCGTGATCGTCGCCGAGGCGTTCGTGGCGATGCCGTTCCTGGTGATCAGCGTCGAGGGTGCGCTGCGCGCGGCCGACCGGCGTTTCGAGGAGGCCGCCGCGACGCTGGGGGCGTCGCGTTGGACGGTGTTCCGCCGGGTGACGCTGCCGTTGATCATGCCGGGTGTGGTGGCGGGCGCGGTGCTGTGCTGGGCGCGGGCGCTGGGCGAGTTCGGCGCCACGATCACCTTCGCGGGCAACTTCCCCGGCACCACCCGGACGATGCCGCTGGCGGTCTACCTGGCCCTGGAGACCGAGCCGGAGGCCGCCATCGTGCTCAGCCTGGTCCTGCTGCTCGTCTCGGTGGTCATCTTGGCCGGCCTGCGCGATCGGTGGGTGAACAGTCCATGA
- a CDS encoding ABC transporter ATP-binding protein, with product MTSDGLRSRLVVHRPAFTLDITLDVAPGEVVALLGPNGAGKTTALRALAGLTATSGGQISLDGRPLHTLAAERRPIGMVFQNYLLFPHLSALDNVAFGPRCHGVSKAEARRTAAALLERVGLADRAAARPSQLSGGQAQRVALARALAVRPRLLLLDEPLAALDAHTRLEIRSHLRRHLTDFDGATVLVTHDPLDAMVLADRLIVIEDGAVVQQGTSAEVAGHPRTDYVARLVGLNLYRGQADGGHVMVGELLLSAAEHLDGPAFVAFPPSAVALYRSRPDGSPRNLWQARIEGIERHGDNVRVHLDGPIAAFADITPAAVADLDLSPGQRIWASVKATETHAYPA from the coding sequence ATGACGTCCGACGGTCTGCGGTCGCGGCTGGTCGTCCACCGGCCCGCCTTCACCCTCGACATCACGCTCGATGTCGCACCGGGCGAGGTCGTCGCGCTGCTCGGGCCCAACGGCGCCGGCAAGACCACCGCGCTGCGCGCCCTGGCCGGGCTCACCGCCACGTCCGGCGGGCAGATCAGCCTGGATGGCCGGCCGCTGCACACCTTGGCCGCCGAGCGCCGTCCGATCGGCATGGTCTTCCAGAACTACCTGCTCTTCCCGCACCTGTCCGCGCTCGACAACGTCGCCTTCGGCCCGCGCTGTCACGGCGTGTCCAAGGCCGAGGCCCGCCGCACAGCCGCGGCCCTGCTGGAGCGCGTCGGCCTGGCCGACCGGGCGGCGGCCAGGCCCTCCCAGCTCTCGGGCGGGCAGGCGCAGCGGGTCGCCCTCGCCCGGGCGCTGGCCGTACGGCCCCGCCTGCTCCTGCTGGACGAGCCGCTGGCGGCGCTGGACGCCCACACCCGGCTGGAGATCCGCTCCCACCTGCGCCGCCATCTGACGGACTTCGACGGGGCCACCGTCCTGGTCACCCATGACCCGCTCGACGCCATGGTGCTGGCCGACCGGCTGATCGTGATCGAGGACGGCGCCGTCGTCCAGCAGGGCACCTCGGCCGAGGTCGCCGGCCACCCGCGCACCGACTACGTGGCGCGGCTGGTCGGGCTCAACCTGTATCGGGGGCAGGCCGACGGCGGGCACGTCATGGTGGGCGAGTTGCTGCTCAGCGCGGCCGAGCACCTCGACGGGCCCGCCTTCGTGGCGTTCCCGCCGTCCGCGGTTGCTCTCTACCGCTCCCGCCCGGACGGCAGCCCGCGCAACCTCTGGCAGGCCCGGATCGAGGGCATCGAACGGCATGGCGACAACGTCCGCGTGCACCTCGACGGCCCGATCGCCGCGTTCGCCGACATCACCCCGGCCGCCGTGGCCGACCTCGACCTGAGCCCCGGCCAGCGGATCTGGGCCTCGGTCAAGGCCACCGAGACGCACGCCTACCCCGCATGA
- a CDS encoding ArsR/SmtB family transcription factor — translation MEAAVAAFRMLSDATRLRLMWLLTTGEYDVGSLATAIGVARPSVSQHLAKLRLAGLVQTRREGRRVLYRARDAHVRAVINEALFHADHEVSGIPRHD, via the coding sequence GTGGAAGCCGCCGTCGCCGCCTTCCGCATGCTCAGCGACGCGACCCGGCTGCGGCTGATGTGGTTGCTCACGACCGGCGAGTACGACGTCGGCTCCCTGGCCACGGCCATCGGAGTGGCCCGGCCGTCGGTCTCCCAGCACCTGGCCAAGCTCCGCCTGGCCGGGCTGGTCCAGACCCGTCGCGAGGGCCGCCGCGTGCTGTACCGGGCCCGCGACGCGCACGTACGCGCTGTGATCAACGAGGCGCTCTTCCACGCCGACCACGAAGTCTCGGGAATCCCCCGGCACGACTGA
- a CDS encoding cation diffusion facilitator family transporter, translated as MGRGSGVRALAARLGHAFTPHSHDSAGKTDSALESSSKGMRVLGISFAVLMVTAALQAVIVAWSGSVALLGDTLHNVADALTAVPLAIAFWVGRRAATRRFTYGYGRAEDLAGIVIVMLIAASAGLAGYEAVRRLVDPQDVRALGLVAVAGVVGFVGNEWVARYRIRVGREIGSAALVADGLHARTDGFTSLAVLLSAGGTALGFAPADPVVGLLITVAILFVLRDAAREIYHRLMDAVDPDLVAEAERILAGVPGVARVGAVRLRWIGHALRAEVEISVRHDASLIEAHAVAVEAEHRLIHELPRLRAATVHADPDGPAGADHHAVLATHR; from the coding sequence GTGGGGCGCGGCAGCGGGGTGCGGGCGCTGGCGGCCAGGCTCGGCCACGCCTTCACCCCGCACAGTCATGACAGCGCCGGCAAGACCGACAGTGCGCTGGAGTCCAGCAGCAAGGGCATGCGGGTGCTGGGCATCTCGTTCGCCGTGCTCATGGTCACCGCAGCGCTCCAGGCGGTCATCGTGGCCTGGTCGGGTTCGGTGGCGCTGCTGGGCGACACGCTGCACAACGTCGCCGACGCGCTGACGGCCGTGCCGCTGGCGATCGCGTTCTGGGTGGGGCGGCGGGCGGCCACGCGCCGGTTCACCTACGGCTACGGCCGGGCCGAGGATCTGGCCGGGATCGTCATCGTGATGCTGATCGCCGCTTCGGCGGGGCTGGCCGGCTACGAGGCCGTCAGGCGGCTGGTCGATCCGCAGGACGTACGGGCGCTGGGACTGGTGGCGGTGGCCGGGGTGGTCGGTTTCGTGGGCAACGAGTGGGTGGCCCGTTACCGGATCAGGGTCGGCCGCGAGATCGGCTCGGCGGCGCTGGTGGCCGACGGTCTGCACGCGCGCACCGACGGTTTCACCTCGCTGGCGGTGCTGCTGAGCGCGGGCGGTACGGCGCTCGGGTTCGCGCCGGCCGACCCCGTCGTCGGTCTGCTGATCACGGTGGCGATCCTGTTCGTGCTGCGCGACGCGGCCCGTGAGATCTACCACCGGCTGATGGACGCCGTCGACCCCGATCTCGTGGCCGAGGCCGAGCGCATCCTGGCCGGTGTGCCGGGGGTGGCGCGGGTGGGGGCGGTACGGCTGCGCTGGATCGGGCACGCGCTGCGGGCCGAGGTGGAGATCTCGGTACGGCACGACGCGTCGCTGATCGAGGCGCACGCGGTGGCGGTGGAGGCCGAGCACCGGCTGATCCACGAGCTGCCGAGGCTGCGTGCGGCGACGGTGCACGCCGATCCCGACGGCCCGGCCGGCGCCGATCACCACGCCGTGCTCGCCACGCACCGGTAG